Proteins encoded in a region of the Photobacterium profundum SS9 genome:
- the zapB gene encoding cell division protein ZapB has translation MSLEMLEKLEAKVQMAVDTISLLQMEIEELKETNESLTAEANELRSNRETLAQDNDKLQNDHQAWQERVRTLLGKMDHVE, from the coding sequence ATGTCATTAGAAATGCTGGAAAAGCTAGAAGCCAAAGTACAAATGGCTGTTGATACAATTTCGTTGCTTCAGATGGAAATTGAAGAATTAAAAGAAACGAACGAAAGTTTAACGGCTGAAGCAAATGAGTTACGCTCAAACCGTGAAACGCTTGCACAAGATAATGATAAATTACAAAATGATCATCAAGCGTGGCAAGAACGTGTTCGCACTTTGCTAGGCAAGATGGATCACGTAGAATAA
- a CDS encoding MIP/aquaporin family protein, which yields MTNSKQHTLLGECIAEFIGTGLLIFFGVGCVAALVLTGAEFGQWEISIMWGLGVAIAIYCTAGVSGAHINPAVTIALALFHGFDKRKVAPYIVAQMLGAFCSAALIYALYANLFTDYEAAQQIVRGSEASLATAGIFSTYPHPALSFGGAFAVEFVITAVLMFAILAIGDEKNGAPRGAMGPLLIGILIAVIGGSLGPLTGFAMNPARDFGPKFFAFLAGWGDMALTGGKDIPYMIVPLLAPICGAAFGGWLYPKAIALYLPGNKCTIPNQCEGTDEQDTAKA from the coding sequence ATGACTAACTCGAAACAACACACGTTACTTGGCGAGTGTATTGCTGAGTTTATAGGTACCGGCTTACTGATTTTTTTTGGTGTGGGCTGTGTAGCTGCACTCGTACTGACTGGCGCTGAATTTGGTCAGTGGGAAATAAGTATCATGTGGGGCTTAGGTGTGGCGATTGCAATTTATTGTACCGCTGGTGTCTCTGGTGCACACATAAACCCTGCAGTAACGATTGCCTTAGCCTTATTCCACGGCTTTGATAAACGCAAAGTTGCCCCTTATATTGTCGCTCAAATGCTCGGTGCATTTTGTTCAGCGGCATTAATTTACGCTTTATACGCCAACCTATTTACTGACTATGAAGCAGCTCAACAAATTGTACGAGGCTCTGAAGCTAGCCTTGCCACTGCAGGTATCTTCTCTACCTACCCTCACCCTGCACTTTCTTTTGGTGGTGCCTTTGCAGTTGAATTTGTTATTACAGCAGTATTAATGTTTGCAATTCTAGCGATTGGCGACGAAAAAAATGGTGCTCCACGTGGTGCTATGGGTCCTCTTTTAATCGGTATTTTAATTGCCGTTATTGGTGGTTCTTTAGGTCCACTAACGGGTTTCGCAATGAACCCTGCACGTGATTTCGGACCTAAATTCTTCGCTTTCTTAGCTGGATGGGGCGATATGGCTCTGACTGGTGGTAAAGATATTCCTTACATGATTGTGCCACTTTTAGCGCCTATCTGTGGGGCTGCATTTGGCGGATGGCTATACCCTAAAGCTATCGCACTTTACCTACCAGGCAACAAATGTACAATTCCAAACCAGTGCGAAGGTACTGACGAGCAAGATACGGCAAAAGCTTAA
- the glpK gene encoding glycerol kinase GlpK translates to MTTEQKYIVALDQGTTSSRAVILDHDANIICSSQREFTQIYPKAGWVEHDPLEIYATQSSTLVEVLAKAGIRSDEIAGIGITNQRETTIVWDKNTGKPVYNAIVWQCRRTASICEELKAQGLEEYIRENTGLVVDPYFSGTKVKWILDNVEGAREEAEAGNLLFGTVDTWLIWKMTQGRTFVTDYTNASRTMLFNINTLQWDEKLLKALDIPLSMMPEVKASSEVYGKTNIGGKGGTRIPICGIAGDQQAALFGQMCVEAGQAKNTYGTGCFLLMNTGKEKVTSQNGLLTTLACGPKGEVAYALEGAVFMGGASIQWLRDEVKLLGDAKDSEYFAEKVGSSNGVYVVPAFTGLGAPYWDPYARGAIVGLTRGVNSNHIIRATLESVAYQTRDVLDAMQADSGIKLATLRVDGGAVANNFLMQFQSDVLDTQVFRPVVTEVTALGAAYLAGLAIGFWDSIDELQDKAKLDRQFIPCANDKKRDRRYRGWQRAVECAKGWAIDEEDEDDE, encoded by the coding sequence ATGACTACTGAGCAAAAATATATTGTTGCACTTGATCAAGGTACAACCAGTTCTCGTGCCGTCATACTGGATCACGATGCGAATATCATTTGTTCGTCACAACGCGAGTTTACTCAAATTTACCCGAAAGCGGGCTGGGTAGAGCATGATCCACTAGAGATTTACGCAACTCAAAGTTCAACCCTAGTAGAAGTATTGGCTAAAGCAGGCATCCGCTCTGATGAAATTGCGGGCATTGGTATTACCAACCAACGTGAAACCACCATTGTTTGGGATAAGAACACCGGTAAGCCCGTTTATAATGCGATTGTTTGGCAGTGTCGTCGTACCGCTAGCATTTGTGAAGAATTAAAAGCGCAAGGCTTAGAAGAATACATCCGCGAAAATACCGGCCTTGTGGTTGACCCATATTTCTCTGGTACCAAGGTTAAGTGGATTCTCGACAATGTTGAAGGTGCTCGTGAAGAAGCTGAAGCTGGCAACCTATTATTCGGTACTGTTGATACGTGGCTAATCTGGAAGATGACTCAGGGACGTACATTCGTTACTGATTACACTAACGCATCACGTACCATGCTGTTTAATATCAACACACTTCAGTGGGACGAGAAGTTACTTAAAGCACTGGATATTCCACTATCTATGATGCCAGAAGTAAAAGCTTCATCAGAAGTTTACGGCAAAACCAACATTGGTGGTAAAGGCGGCACACGTATCCCTATTTGTGGTATTGCTGGTGATCAGCAGGCTGCACTTTTCGGTCAGATGTGTGTGGAAGCTGGTCAAGCGAAGAACACCTATGGTACAGGCTGTTTCTTACTGATGAACACAGGTAAAGAAAAAGTCACTTCTCAAAATGGCCTTTTAACAACACTTGCTTGTGGTCCTAAAGGCGAAGTTGCTTATGCACTGGAAGGTGCAGTATTTATGGGGGGGGCATCCATTCAGTGGCTTCGTGATGAAGTGAAATTACTGGGTGATGCAAAAGATTCAGAATACTTTGCAGAGAAAGTGGGCAGCTCAAATGGCGTCTACGTTGTACCAGCATTTACTGGTCTTGGTGCCCCATATTGGGACCCGTATGCGCGTGGTGCAATCGTTGGTTTAACACGTGGTGTTAATTCTAACCACATCATCCGTGCGACACTTGAAAGTGTGGCTTACCAAACCCGTGATGTTCTTGATGCAATGCAAGCGGATTCTGGTATCAAGCTTGCGACATTGCGTGTTGATGGCGGTGCCGTAGCCAATAACTTCTTAATGCAATTCCAATCAGATGTATTGGATACGCAAGTATTCCGCCCTGTCGTAACAGAAGTAACAGCATTGGGTGCTGCTTACCTTGCCGGTTTAGCTATCGGATTCTGGGATAGCATTGATGAACTTCAAGATAAAGCGAAGCTTGATCGTCAATTCATCCCTTGCGCGAATGATAAGAAGCGTGACCGTCGCTACCGCGGCTGGCAGCGTGCAGTAGAATGCGCGAAAGGTTGGGCTATCGATGAAGAAGACGAAGACGACGAATAA
- the rraA gene encoding ribonuclease E activity regulator RraA yields the protein MEYNTSELCDIYLDQVDVIEPMFNSYGGRSSFGGQITTVKCFEDNALLRTVLQQPGVGRVLLVDGGGSLRRALIDADIALLATENEWEGLIVYGSVRNVDDLDELEIGIQAIASIPVGADQQGVGDVDIAVNFGGVTFLPEDHIYADNTGVILSPEPLDIE from the coding sequence ATGGAATATAACACGTCCGAACTATGTGACATTTATCTGGATCAGGTTGATGTTATTGAGCCAATGTTCAATTCTTATGGTGGTCGCAGTTCCTTCGGTGGACAAATTACTACGGTAAAATGTTTCGAAGATAATGCGCTACTTCGAACGGTATTACAGCAGCCCGGTGTCGGTCGCGTATTGCTTGTTGATGGTGGCGGCTCACTACGTCGAGCGCTCATTGATGCTGACATTGCTCTGCTGGCAACAGAGAATGAGTGGGAAGGTTTAATCGTCTACGGTAGTGTGCGCAATGTCGATGACTTAGATGAACTCGAGATTGGTATTCAAGCGATAGCGTCAATACCTGTAGGAGCGGATCAGCAAGGTGTAGGCGATGTTGATATTGCCGTAAACTTTGGTGGCGTGACGTTTTTACCAGAAGATCATATTTACGCTGACAACACAGGGGTTATTCTGTCGCCAGAACCACTCGATATCGAATAA